The following are encoded in a window of Tessaracoccus flavescens genomic DNA:
- a CDS encoding glycoside-pentoside-hexuronide (GPH):cation symporter yields MRTRLGFGLGTLGRDMVAALVSMYLLFYLTDVLEISGPELAVITAILVLMRVFDAVNDPVMGVIVDNTRSRWGKFRPWIFWGALLWAVATLLMFFDFGATGWSYVIVFTVVYIVYEIAYTINDISYWSMLPSLTQDQKEREKIAVVARICANVGLFSVAVGLVPVTGMLSDALGSTQMAWFVVALALVVIMLAFQSLTLIMTREHVAATTESTPLRELFSVILRNDQLLWVTLAMVAYMAGYGATTSFGLYYFKYIFGDEGAYPIFAAILGVTQITALALFPLVSRRLRRGQIHLLATVLCVLGYLVFLAAGTSLPLVAVAGVLLFTGQGAIQLLMVMFIADSVEYGQWKLGRRNESVTFSLQPFIYKLGNAISSGIVGYTLILSGIDVATSASDVTDTGAAQFKVAMLVIPMLLMVASYLILRSRYKLDEETYAGILRDLKERRDDGVPATDQA; encoded by the coding sequence ATGCGCACCCGGCTCGGCTTCGGGCTCGGCACCCTCGGGCGCGACATGGTCGCGGCGCTCGTGTCGATGTACCTGCTGTTCTACCTGACCGATGTGTTGGAGATCAGCGGGCCCGAACTGGCGGTGATCACGGCGATCCTGGTGCTGATGCGGGTCTTCGACGCCGTCAACGACCCCGTGATGGGCGTGATCGTCGACAACACGAGGAGCCGGTGGGGGAAGTTCCGTCCGTGGATCTTCTGGGGTGCCCTGCTCTGGGCCGTGGCCACCCTGCTGATGTTCTTCGACTTCGGGGCGACCGGATGGTCCTACGTCATCGTGTTCACCGTCGTCTACATCGTCTACGAGATCGCCTACACGATCAACGACATCTCCTACTGGTCGATGCTGCCTTCGTTGACCCAGGACCAGAAGGAGCGCGAGAAGATCGCCGTGGTGGCCCGGATCTGCGCCAACGTCGGCCTGTTCTCCGTCGCGGTAGGCCTCGTCCCCGTCACCGGCATGCTGTCGGATGCGCTCGGATCGACACAGATGGCGTGGTTCGTGGTGGCCCTCGCGCTCGTGGTGATCATGCTCGCCTTCCAGTCGCTGACGCTGATCATGACGCGCGAGCACGTCGCGGCGACGACGGAGTCCACCCCGCTGCGTGAACTGTTCTCCGTGATCCTGCGCAACGACCAGTTGCTGTGGGTGACGCTCGCCATGGTCGCCTACATGGCAGGCTACGGCGCGACCACCTCGTTCGGCCTCTACTACTTCAAGTACATCTTCGGCGACGAGGGCGCCTACCCGATCTTCGCCGCGATCCTCGGCGTCACCCAGATCACCGCGCTCGCCCTCTTCCCACTCGTGTCCCGAAGGCTGCGCCGGGGACAGATCCACCTGCTTGCGACGGTCTTGTGCGTGCTCGGCTACCTGGTGTTCCTCGCCGCGGGCACCTCGCTTCCGCTCGTCGCCGTGGCAGGCGTGCTCCTGTTCACCGGCCAGGGCGCCATCCAATTGCTGATGGTGATGTTCATCGCGGACTCCGTCGAGTACGGCCAGTGGAAGCTCGGCCGCCGCAACGAGTCGGTGACCTTCTCGCTCCAGCCGTTCATCTACAAGCTGGGCAATGCCATCTCCAGCGGCATCGTCGGCTACACGCTGATCCTCTCGGGGATCGACGTGGCCACGTCGGCCTCCGATGTCACTGACACGGGGGCGGCCCAGTTCAAGGTGGCCATGCTGGTGATCCCCATGCTGTTGATGGTGGCGAGCTACCTGATCCTGCGTTCGCGCTACAAGCTGGACGAGGAGACCTACGCGGGGATCCTGCGTGACCTGAAGGAGAGGCGAGACGATGGCGTTCCAGCCACTGACCAGGCGTAG
- a CDS encoding phosphoglucomutase/phosphomannomutase family protein, translating into MARIKFGTGGWRAIIGDEFTRANVRLLAAALATRMQDEGVAGEGIVIGYDRRFLSDVAAEWAAEVFAGYGIPTQVIKMAQAPTPLIMWTVKDRDFPYGMAITASHNPALYNGIKVFTRGGKDADEDVTLDVERRMEALEGAPEADIPSVAYAKAIASGEIQEVNTFNGYIDSIISQINMEAIREAGLKVALDPMFGVSKTSLQTILMTARVDVEVINDRHDTLFGGRLPSPTSHTLQALSRFVVENHCDLGIATDGDADRIGIIDDKGHFLHPNQLLVILYWYLLKYKGWKGAVVRNVATTSLLDDLAAKFGEQAYEVPVGFKWISGKMLETDAIIGGESSGGLTVRGHISGKDGIYAAALLVEMIAVVGKPMSQIYEEITGQFPPHYMAETDFAFDPERKPEILNTLMVEKKLPEFSEPVVRTSYEDGCKVYFEEGWIIARFSGTEPLLRIFCELPSRERAEKCCDEFREFLRL; encoded by the coding sequence GTGGCTCGAATCAAATTTGGAACTGGCGGCTGGCGCGCGATCATCGGCGACGAATTCACCCGGGCGAACGTTCGGCTGCTCGCGGCCGCGCTCGCCACGAGGATGCAGGACGAGGGCGTTGCGGGGGAGGGCATCGTGATCGGCTACGACCGACGGTTCCTCTCCGACGTCGCGGCAGAGTGGGCGGCGGAGGTCTTCGCCGGCTACGGCATCCCCACCCAGGTGATCAAGATGGCGCAGGCGCCCACCCCGCTGATCATGTGGACCGTCAAGGACCGCGACTTCCCCTACGGCATGGCAATCACCGCGTCGCACAACCCCGCCCTCTACAACGGCATCAAGGTCTTCACCCGTGGAGGCAAGGACGCAGACGAGGACGTGACGCTGGACGTCGAGCGCCGGATGGAGGCCCTCGAGGGGGCGCCCGAGGCCGACATCCCGAGCGTCGCCTACGCAAAGGCGATCGCCTCCGGTGAGATCCAGGAGGTCAACACCTTCAACGGCTACATCGACTCGATCATCTCCCAGATCAACATGGAGGCCATCCGTGAGGCGGGCCTCAAGGTCGCCCTCGACCCGATGTTCGGCGTCTCGAAGACCTCGCTGCAGACGATCCTGATGACCGCCCGCGTGGACGTCGAGGTGATCAACGACCGCCACGACACGCTGTTCGGCGGTCGGCTTCCCTCGCCCACGTCGCACACGCTGCAGGCCCTCTCGCGCTTCGTGGTCGAGAACCACTGCGACCTGGGCATCGCCACCGACGGTGACGCCGACCGGATCGGCATCATCGACGACAAGGGCCACTTCCTGCATCCCAACCAGCTGCTGGTGATCCTCTACTGGTACCTGCTCAAGTACAAGGGCTGGAAGGGTGCCGTCGTGCGCAACGTGGCGACCACGTCCCTGCTCGACGACCTGGCTGCGAAGTTCGGCGAGCAGGCCTACGAGGTACCGGTGGGCTTCAAGTGGATCTCGGGCAAGATGCTCGAGACCGACGCGATCATCGGCGGCGAGAGCTCCGGAGGCCTGACCGTGCGCGGACACATCTCCGGCAAGGACGGCATCTACGCCGCCGCACTGCTAGTGGAGATGATCGCCGTGGTGGGCAAACCGATGAGCCAGATCTACGAGGAGATCACCGGGCAGTTCCCACCGCACTACATGGCGGAGACCGACTTCGCCTTCGACCCGGAGCGCAAGCCCGAGATTCTCAACACCTTGATGGTGGAGAAGAAGCTCCCCGAGTTCAGCGAGCCGGTGGTGCGCACCTCGTACGAGGACGGCTGCAAGGTGTACTTCGAGGAGGGCTGGATCATCGCCCGCTTCTCTGGCACCGAGCCGCTGCTGCGCATCTTCTGCGAGCTGCCGAGCCGCGAGCGCGCCGAGAAGTGCTGCGACGAGTTCCGCGAGTTCCTCCGCCTCTGA
- a CDS encoding IS481 family transposase, whose amino-acid sequence MPHRNAILTETGRLHLAQLVVDQGWTLRRAAERFGVAVNTARRWAQRYREQGLAGMVDKSSRPKHCPHQLSQRTERRIVGLRVTKRWGPARIAYHLHLNPSTVHKVIRRYGCPPLRWTDPATGARIKTSRAEKRRYEHAAPGDLVHVDIKKLGRIPDGGGHKVLGRAAGTRNKTRTATNRRPGYAYIHNAVDDHSRLAYSEILTDEKKETAAAFWQRANAFFNAAGITVTRVLTDNGACYRSNAFKKALGDDITHKRTRPYRPQTNGKVERFNRIMLEEWAYAQPYTSETQRVAAFDQWLHHYNHHRGHTALKGHPPAARVPNLSGVNS is encoded by the coding sequence ATGCCCCACCGTAACGCCATACTCACCGAAACCGGACGTCTGCACCTGGCCCAGCTCGTCGTTGACCAGGGCTGGACCCTGCGGCGAGCCGCGGAACGTTTCGGTGTCGCGGTCAACACCGCCCGCCGCTGGGCGCAGCGTTACCGCGAACAGGGCCTGGCCGGGATGGTCGACAAGTCCTCTCGCCCGAAGCATTGCCCGCATCAACTCTCGCAGCGCACCGAGCGTCGCATCGTCGGGTTGCGTGTAACCAAGCGCTGGGGCCCGGCCCGGATCGCCTACCACCTTCACCTGAACCCCTCGACGGTCCACAAGGTCATCAGGCGCTACGGCTGCCCACCCCTGCGATGGACCGATCCTGCTACCGGAGCCAGGATCAAAACCTCACGCGCCGAGAAACGCCGCTACGAGCACGCCGCCCCCGGCGACCTGGTCCACGTCGACATCAAGAAACTCGGCCGGATCCCCGACGGCGGCGGCCACAAAGTGCTGGGCCGTGCCGCGGGTACCCGGAACAAGACCAGAACCGCCACGAACCGCCGGCCCGGGTATGCCTACATCCACAACGCCGTCGACGACCACTCCCGCTTGGCCTACAGCGAAATCCTGACCGACGAGAAGAAGGAAACCGCCGCCGCGTTCTGGCAACGCGCCAACGCCTTCTTCAACGCCGCCGGGATCACCGTGACACGAGTCTTGACTGACAACGGCGCCTGCTACCGCTCCAACGCCTTCAAAAAGGCTCTCGGCGACGACATCACACACAAACGCACCCGCCCCTACCGACCCCAAACCAACGGCAAAGTCGAACGGTTCAACCGCATCATGCTCGAGGAATGGGCCTATGCCCAGCCCTACACCTCCGAAACCCAGCGAGTCGCCGCCTTCGACCAATGGCTGCACCATTACAATCACCACCGAGGCCACACCGCGCTCAAGGGACATCCCCCAGCCGCGCGCGTACCCAACCTATCCGGGGTGAACAGCTAG
- a CDS encoding alpha-glucosidase, with product MAFQPLTRRSTVRDVYRTAVGRDVIDKLLLQSGVPRAAVSAAGALRLSLIDRLTSRFTGPGFIDAIIKLVNSEADLPLEGLSPDPVPWWQEAVFYQIYPRSFADSDGDGIGDLRGIISRLDHLADLGVDCVWLSPIFDSPNQDMGYDVRDYRAVMEEMGTLEDLDELIRGCHERGMRIILDLVVNHTSDQHAWFQEALLDPDGPYGDYYFLERGDPKTPPNNWTSFFSGPAWRWFPEAGRWALHLFADGQMDLRWDNPDVRREVADIVGWWLERGIDGFRLDVINYISKPEGLPDGNAFVGALMGFVGVEHYFYGPRLGEFLRGLRRDGFTRDRPPASTPRRRLDDGSLGDPLPPDPVGVMVGETPGVGVQLGRLLSGGGRDQLDLIFNFDVLDTPGHTRWDDYVYDPEYLKRFYRTYLSELSPNDWIAVFLDNHDNPRMLSKLAGGAERDPAVRTAVGKLLATVQLTMRGTPFLYQGQELAAVNQGFEHIDQLRDVESVNRHAELLAEGVGPRALWRQILAGSRDHARVPMRWTREGGFGDAVAWLEGRDEAPGFSAAEQVPDPASVYAWHRDLIALRRHHRALTLGDLTWVRPEVKGYLAYERSLDGERFLIETNLSPKQRRRPKLTGRIVPVLGGPRESTMRPWEAIVSRID from the coding sequence ATGGCGTTCCAGCCACTGACCAGGCGTAGCACCGTCCGCGATGTCTACCGCACCGCCGTCGGCCGTGACGTGATCGACAAGCTGCTGCTGCAGTCGGGGGTCCCACGGGCGGCCGTCTCGGCCGCCGGAGCGCTGCGGCTGTCTCTGATCGACCGGCTCACCTCCCGCTTCACGGGTCCAGGGTTCATCGATGCCATCATCAAGTTGGTCAACTCCGAGGCCGACCTGCCGCTCGAGGGGCTGTCTCCCGACCCGGTCCCGTGGTGGCAGGAGGCGGTGTTCTACCAGATCTATCCCCGCTCGTTCGCCGACTCCGACGGCGACGGGATCGGCGATCTGCGCGGCATCATCTCCCGCCTCGATCACCTCGCCGACCTCGGTGTCGACTGCGTCTGGCTCTCCCCCATCTTCGACTCCCCCAACCAGGACATGGGCTATGACGTGCGTGACTACCGCGCCGTCATGGAGGAGATGGGCACCCTCGAGGATCTCGACGAGCTCATCCGCGGCTGTCACGAGCGCGGGATGCGGATCATCCTCGACCTCGTGGTCAATCACACCTCCGACCAGCACGCCTGGTTCCAGGAGGCGCTCCTGGACCCGGACGGCCCGTACGGCGACTACTACTTTCTGGAGCGGGGCGATCCGAAGACCCCTCCGAACAATTGGACCTCGTTCTTCTCGGGCCCGGCGTGGCGCTGGTTCCCGGAGGCAGGGCGCTGGGCGCTCCACCTGTTCGCCGACGGCCAGATGGACCTGCGCTGGGACAATCCGGACGTGCGCCGGGAGGTGGCAGACATCGTCGGCTGGTGGCTCGAGCGCGGCATCGACGGCTTCCGGCTGGACGTGATCAACTACATCTCCAAGCCGGAGGGGCTGCCCGACGGCAACGCCTTCGTGGGCGCGCTGATGGGTTTCGTGGGGGTCGAGCATTACTTCTACGGACCGCGCCTCGGCGAGTTCCTGCGCGGTCTGCGCCGCGACGGCTTCACCAGGGACCGGCCGCCAGCCTCGACCCCTCGACGACGACTTGACGACGGCTCTCTCGGCGACCCGCTACCCCCTGACCCCGTCGGGGTGATGGTGGGTGAGACGCCCGGAGTGGGCGTGCAGCTCGGCCGCCTGCTCAGCGGCGGTGGTCGCGACCAGCTGGACCTGATCTTCAACTTCGACGTCCTCGACACCCCCGGACACACGCGCTGGGACGACTACGTCTACGACCCCGAGTACCTGAAGCGCTTCTACCGGACCTACCTCAGCGAGCTCAGCCCCAATGACTGGATCGCCGTGTTCCTCGACAACCACGACAATCCCCGGATGCTGAGCAAGCTGGCGGGAGGGGCGGAGCGGGATCCGGCCGTGCGGACGGCGGTCGGGAAGCTGCTCGCCACCGTCCAGCTCACGATGCGCGGCACCCCCTTCCTCTACCAGGGACAGGAGCTGGCCGCCGTCAACCAGGGCTTTGAGCACATCGACCAGCTCCGCGACGTCGAGTCGGTGAACCGCCACGCGGAGCTGCTGGCGGAGGGGGTGGGCCCGCGTGCCCTGTGGCGTCAGATCCTCGCCGGGTCGCGCGACCACGCGAGGGTGCCGATGCGCTGGACCCGGGAAGGCGGGTTCGGCGACGCCGTCGCCTGGTTGGAGGGCCGCGACGAGGCGCCCGGGTTCTCGGCGGCCGAGCAGGTCCCCGATCCCGCCTCCGTCTACGCCTGGCACCGTGACCTGATCGCGCTGCGGCGTCACCATCGGGCGCTGACGCTCGGCGACCTGACCTGGGTCCGTCCCGAGGTGAAGGGCTATCTCGCCTACGAGCGCAGCCTCGACGGCGAGCGGTTCCTGATCGAGACCAACCTGAGCCCGAAACAGCGCAGGCGGCCGAAGCTGACGGGGCGGATCGTCCCGGTCCTCGGCGGCCCGAGGGAGTCCACCATGCGCCCGTGGGAGGCGATCGTCAGCCGGATCGACTGA
- the rarD gene encoding EamA family transporter RarD has product MRQPGLASGVVAYLLWGLFPLYFLLFARSGAFEVVAHRALWSLVFCLILLTALRRLGDLRDIWRDRRVAAYLAAAGLLIAVNWTTYVYGVSTGRTLDAALGYFINPLAVALLGVIVLRERLRPGQWVALGFGAVAVIVLIVGYGQVPWIALALALSFGTYSLVKKLAGRSVAPLPGLAFETGAVAPIAIGFLGYLAATGGATVEPLSGYGALMATTGIVTAVPLLLFADAARNVSMVTLGMLQYIAPIGQFLLGWLVFHEPMPASRWAGFALVWLAIAAFAVDAVLVGRRNRAAASQERLA; this is encoded by the coding sequence GTGAGACAACCGGGACTGGCCAGCGGCGTGGTCGCCTACCTGCTGTGGGGACTCTTCCCGCTCTACTTCCTGCTCTTCGCGCGCTCCGGCGCCTTCGAGGTCGTCGCCCACCGGGCCCTCTGGTCGCTCGTCTTCTGCCTGATCCTGCTCACCGCGCTGCGCAGGCTGGGCGACCTCCGCGACATCTGGCGCGACAGACGCGTCGCTGCCTACCTCGCCGCCGCCGGGCTGCTGATCGCAGTCAACTGGACCACCTACGTCTACGGCGTCTCGACAGGGCGCACCCTCGACGCCGCGCTCGGCTACTTCATCAACCCGCTCGCCGTCGCGCTGCTCGGCGTGATCGTGCTGCGGGAGCGGCTCCGCCCCGGCCAGTGGGTCGCCCTCGGGTTCGGCGCGGTCGCCGTCATCGTGCTGATCGTCGGCTACGGACAGGTGCCATGGATCGCGCTGGCGCTCGCGCTCAGCTTCGGCACTTACTCGCTCGTCAAGAAGCTGGCGGGGCGTTCCGTGGCGCCGCTGCCTGGCCTCGCCTTCGAGACGGGAGCGGTGGCGCCGATCGCCATCGGCTTCCTCGGCTACCTCGCGGCGACCGGCGGCGCGACCGTGGAGCCGCTCTCGGGCTACGGGGCGCTCATGGCCACGACCGGGATTGTGACCGCCGTGCCGCTGCTGCTGTTCGCCGACGCGGCCCGCAACGTGTCGATGGTCACGCTCGGGATGCTGCAGTACATCGCGCCGATCGGCCAGTTCCTCCTCGGCTGGCTCGTCTTCCATGAGCCGATGCCCGCGTCGCGGTGGGCCGGCTTCGCCCTCGTGTGGCTGGCGATCGCGGCGTTCGCTGTCGACGCCGTCCTCGTCGGGCGCCGCAACCGGGCCGCCGCGAGTCAGGAGCGTCTGGCCTGA
- a CDS encoding response regulator transcription factor yields MAQIIRVLLAEDDPLAQRAVAAYLSRTRDIELVATAADGVAAVQQATRLRPDVAIVDINMPKLSGIEVTRRITVEPVDSKVVCFTALGDDLTLSRALAAGASGFLLKTDSPGLIQHGIRAAFNGDALVSPQLVTGLLRAHLQVHSEPPPDLSPADLRLLGLLGQGLSNAEIGEKMFLATSTVKSYVSRLLTRLDLRNRTALAARAHEWGLVHEG; encoded by the coding sequence ATGGCGCAGATCATCCGGGTTCTCCTCGCGGAGGACGATCCACTCGCCCAGCGGGCGGTGGCGGCATATCTGTCGCGAACCAGGGACATCGAGCTCGTGGCCACCGCAGCCGACGGCGTTGCCGCGGTCCAGCAGGCGACCCGGCTGCGCCCCGATGTCGCGATCGTCGACATCAACATGCCGAAGCTGAGCGGCATCGAGGTGACCCGGCGGATCACAGTCGAACCGGTCGACTCCAAGGTGGTGTGCTTCACCGCCCTCGGCGACGATCTGACGCTCAGCCGGGCCCTCGCGGCAGGGGCCTCCGGCTTCCTGCTGAAGACCGACAGCCCCGGACTCATCCAGCACGGGATCCGGGCCGCCTTCAACGGCGACGCCCTCGTCTCGCCGCAGCTCGTCACGGGGCTCCTGCGCGCGCACCTCCAGGTGCACAGCGAACCTCCGCCGGACCTGTCGCCCGCCGACCTGCGGCTCCTCGGTTTGCTGGGTCAGGGGCTCAGCAACGCGGAGATCGGCGAGAAGATGTTCCTCGCCACCAGCACGGTCAAGAGCTACGTGAGCAGGCTGCTCACGCGGCTGGACCTGCGCAACCGGACCGCACTCGCCGCGAGAGCTCACGAATGGGGCCTCGTGCATGAGGGATAA
- a CDS encoding sensor histidine kinase: MTHPTSRPLPQSPYLEVVLAGTALVGVMGVRIFLQSYQPAPHWVADIVLCAVAMLAARRPLAAALTQVGVFAMILAFLPTYVGMGFLGAFVVIFALFRLQVPYRWWMSALVWGFGLCVFARVTRSVGETLSSALLMLVLLLLSIGGAVVWRRMALAAEQTRELSARRMSALRVALARDLHDTVAQTLSHAAMRAYLASDDDSLSPQARQDLDAIAEECTNSARDLRQLLTALREFEGETVETGDTPSDAVELEASIERQRERLLTAGLDPDIALDLADLSPAQATTLAKITVEAVSNMIKHAPPGSRCAIRLSSDELVATARYSNPSRALTPPQPGTGLIGVHERAGLLGGTSEQTLSDGIWELRVTLPLDYQSGTAERSAQARRS, from the coding sequence GTGACGCATCCGACCTCGCGGCCTCTGCCCCAGTCCCCCTATCTGGAGGTCGTGCTCGCAGGCACCGCGCTGGTCGGAGTCATGGGCGTGCGAATCTTCCTGCAGTCGTACCAGCCCGCACCCCATTGGGTCGCAGACATCGTGCTGTGTGCCGTCGCGATGCTCGCCGCGAGGCGGCCGCTGGCCGCGGCCCTCACACAGGTCGGCGTGTTCGCCATGATTCTCGCGTTCCTGCCCACCTACGTCGGGATGGGCTTCCTCGGCGCCTTCGTGGTGATCTTCGCGCTGTTTCGGCTTCAAGTTCCCTACCGCTGGTGGATGAGCGCCCTCGTGTGGGGCTTCGGTCTCTGCGTCTTCGCACGAGTCACGCGATCGGTGGGCGAAACGCTCAGCAGCGCGCTGCTGATGCTCGTCCTCCTGCTGCTCAGCATCGGCGGCGCTGTCGTCTGGCGCAGGATGGCTCTTGCCGCCGAGCAGACCCGGGAACTCTCGGCACGGCGGATGTCCGCGCTTCGGGTCGCCCTTGCCCGCGACCTGCATGACACGGTCGCACAGACCCTCTCCCACGCGGCGATGCGCGCCTATCTCGCCTCGGACGACGACTCGCTCTCCCCCCAGGCCCGCCAGGACCTGGATGCGATCGCCGAGGAGTGCACCAACTCGGCACGGGACCTCCGCCAGCTGTTGACGGCGCTGCGTGAGTTCGAGGGCGAGACCGTTGAGACCGGGGACACCCCGTCCGATGCGGTCGAACTCGAGGCGAGCATCGAGCGCCAGCGCGAGCGGCTCCTCACCGCAGGGCTCGACCCTGACATCGCGCTCGACCTGGCAGACCTCAGCCCTGCCCAGGCGACGACGCTTGCGAAGATCACGGTCGAGGCCGTGAGCAACATGATCAAGCACGCCCCACCCGGTAGCCGGTGCGCGATCCGGCTCAGCTCCGACGAGTTGGTCGCCACCGCGCGCTACTCCAACCCCTCGCGGGCCTTGACCCCGCCGCAGCCCGGCACCGGGCTGATCGGCGTTCACGAGCGCGCCGGACTCCTCGGCGGCACGAGCGAGCAGACGCTCTCCGACGGCATCTGGGAACTGCGGGTCACGCTGCCGCTCGACTACCAGAGCGGCACCGCCGAGCGGTCGGCTCAGGCCAGACGCTCCTGA
- a CDS encoding ABC-F family ATP-binding cassette domain-containing protein: MLQVKDLEVRAGARLLLEPVSFQIIPGDRIGLVGRNGAGKTTMTRILAGESQPAGGTVNRSGQLGYLPQDPRSGDPEQIARDRILGARGLDQAIARMRRTEELMSSTDGAERDEAMSAYARAEAAFLAAGGYAAESEAARIASNLGLPDRVLAQPLKTLSGGQRRRIELARILFSDADTLLLDEPTNHLDADSIVWLRSYLQGFSGGLIIISHDTALLEAVVNKVFHLDANRAELDIYSMDWKRYLLQRETDEKRRRRELHNAERKAAQLMAQADKMRAKATKAVAAQNMAKRAEKLLAGVEGERAQDQVAKIRFPDPAPSGKTPVRGFGLSKSYGSLEVFTAVDLAVDRGSKVVILGLNGAGKTTMLRILYGIEEPSAGTVELGHGARVGYYAQEHETLDVERSVLDNMVSASPNLNDTDVRKVLGSFLFTGDDVAKPAKVLSGGEKTRLSLAMLVVSAANVLLLDEPTNNLDPASRAEVLNALRTYAGSVVLVTHDPGAVEALQPDRVLVLPDGVEDLWSDDYAELIDLA, encoded by the coding sequence GTGTTGCAGGTGAAGGATCTCGAGGTGCGGGCAGGGGCCCGTCTGTTGCTGGAGCCAGTGAGCTTCCAGATCATCCCGGGAGACCGGATCGGACTGGTCGGCCGCAACGGCGCGGGAAAGACCACCATGACCCGGATCCTCGCGGGGGAGTCCCAGCCGGCTGGCGGGACGGTCAATCGCAGCGGCCAGCTCGGCTACCTCCCCCAGGACCCACGCTCCGGCGATCCCGAGCAGATCGCCCGCGACCGGATCCTCGGCGCCCGTGGCCTCGACCAGGCCATCGCCAGGATGCGGCGCACCGAAGAACTCATGTCGAGCACCGACGGCGCCGAGCGCGACGAGGCCATGTCGGCCTACGCTCGCGCAGAGGCCGCCTTCCTCGCGGCAGGCGGCTACGCGGCCGAGTCGGAGGCCGCGCGGATCGCGTCGAACCTCGGACTGCCTGACCGGGTGCTCGCCCAGCCACTCAAGACGCTCTCGGGAGGTCAGCGGCGACGCATCGAGCTCGCACGGATCCTCTTCTCCGATGCCGACACCCTGCTCCTCGACGAGCCGACCAACCACCTCGACGCCGACTCCATCGTCTGGCTGCGCAGCTACCTGCAGGGATTCTCCGGCGGGCTGATCATCATCTCCCACGACACGGCGCTGCTCGAGGCCGTCGTGAACAAGGTCTTCCACCTCGACGCCAACCGGGCAGAGCTGGACATCTACTCCATGGACTGGAAGCGCTACCTGCTGCAGCGCGAGACCGACGAGAAGCGACGCAGGCGCGAACTGCACAACGCCGAGCGCAAGGCCGCCCAGCTGATGGCCCAGGCCGACAAGATGCGGGCCAAGGCCACGAAGGCCGTCGCCGCGCAGAACATGGCAAAGCGCGCGGAGAAGCTACTCGCAGGCGTCGAGGGGGAGCGCGCGCAGGACCAGGTCGCCAAGATCCGCTTCCCGGATCCCGCCCCGTCGGGCAAGACCCCCGTACGCGGCTTCGGGCTGAGCAAGTCCTACGGTTCGCTCGAGGTGTTCACGGCGGTCGATCTCGCCGTCGACCGTGGCTCGAAGGTGGTCATCCTCGGCCTCAACGGTGCGGGAAAGACCACCATGCTGCGCATCCTCTACGGCATCGAGGAGCCGAGCGCCGGAACGGTCGAGCTCGGCCACGGGGCACGCGTGGGTTACTACGCCCAGGAACACGAGACCCTCGACGTGGAGCGCAGCGTGCTCGACAACATGGTCTCCGCCTCGCCGAACCTGAACGACACCGACGTGCGCAAGGTGCTCGGCTCGTTCCTGTTCACCGGCGATGACGTGGCAAAGCCCGCAAAGGTGCTCTCGGGCGGCGAGAAGACGAGGCTCTCCCTTGCCATGCTCGTCGTCTCCGCGGCCAACGTGCTGCTCCTCGACGAGCCGACCAACAACCTCGACCCCGCCTCGCGGGCCGAGGTGCTCAACGCGCTGCGTACCTACGCCGGCTCGGTGGTCCTCGTCACCCACGATCCAGGCGCCGTCGAGGCCCTGCAGCCCGACCGCGTCCTCGTGCTTCCCGACGGCGTCGAGGACCTCTGGTCCGACGACTACGCCGAGCTGATCGACCTCGCCTGA